A portion of the Chondrinema litorale genome contains these proteins:
- a CDS encoding VOC family protein → MKLNLLVIKTENPEMLKMQYECFGISFEYHQHGKEPFHYAAEIDGLVFEIYPLPKSIIRAESFNKANNLLDQTRLGFTVRNLDALVKQLEASNWEIISTPKEMPWGKVAIIADLDGRKVELKETL, encoded by the coding sequence ATGAAACTCAATTTATTAGTAATAAAGACGGAAAATCCCGAAATGCTCAAAATGCAATATGAGTGTTTCGGGATTTCTTTTGAATATCATCAACATGGCAAAGAACCTTTCCACTATGCTGCTGAAATAGACGGATTAGTTTTCGAGATTTATCCACTACCAAAATCTATTATTCGAGCTGAAAGCTTTAATAAAGCCAACAATCTATTAGACCAAACTCGACTTGGTTTTACAGTAAGAAATCTAGATGCTTTAGTTAAGCAATTGGAAGCTAGTAATTGGGAAATAATATCAACACCCAAAGAAATGCCTTGGGGAAAAGTCGCAATTATAGCAGATTTAGATGGTAGAAAAGTCGAATTAAAAGAAACATTGTAA
- a CDS encoding DUF3291 domain-containing protein, which yields MKVTITSIELKGPLKFFALSAEALQILKQLKASHCKAFKKRGIWTMHYTMTLWNDESELKTFAKSGAHLEAMHKSKSIAKEIRTITLDMDSLPDWNTAKQLLKDANVLRF from the coding sequence ATGAAAGTCACCATCACTTCTATTGAATTAAAAGGCCCGCTTAAATTTTTTGCGCTATCGGCAGAAGCCTTACAAATTCTTAAACAGTTGAAGGCTTCACACTGTAAAGCATTTAAAAAAAGAGGAATTTGGACAATGCATTATACCATGACACTATGGAATGATGAAAGTGAATTAAAGACCTTTGCCAAAAGCGGTGCCCATTTAGAAGCCATGCACAAAAGTAAAAGCATCGCAAAAGAAATTAGAACCATCACTTTAGATATGGACAGCCTTCCTGATTGGAATACCGCCAAGCAACTTTTGAAAGATGCGAATGTGCTTAGATTTTGA
- a CDS encoding tetratricopeptide repeat protein, with the protein MNKQIIFLCLFILSQLTAFSQSLEDIILESISEVEKGNFTTALEKYNLGISKYPNEPVLYVLKGELFTKYNRKLTMDPEVYNNALEQYNLALEIDSTYAPAYNSRGLLNVFHQKFDLAISDFTNVLKYAEDDAEIQFNVFMARGGAKSYSKDYKGAIADYNEAIKIRPNSAGIYINLGAIHANLKDYKKAEKNYQKALEIEPENGYALNNFGMFYIRQKNYNKAVEILQQAIKITSDDPLLHNNLGFAKLKLGEPDDALILINKSISIYPQNSYAFKNRALVYIAKNEIEKACADLTKANELGYSITYNNEVNELLDKNNCKD; encoded by the coding sequence ATGAATAAGCAAATTATTTTTCTTTGCCTTTTTATTTTAAGCCAACTTACTGCTTTCTCTCAATCACTGGAGGATATTATTTTAGAATCAATTAGCGAAGTTGAAAAAGGAAATTTTACAACTGCATTAGAAAAATATAATTTAGGTATTTCTAAATATCCTAATGAACCAGTTCTATATGTTCTTAAAGGAGAGCTGTTTACAAAATATAATAGGAAGTTAACAATGGATCCTGAGGTTTATAATAATGCTTTAGAGCAATATAACCTTGCTTTGGAAATAGATTCAACTTATGCTCCTGCCTATAATTCAAGAGGATTACTAAATGTATTTCACCAAAAATTTGATCTTGCAATAAGTGATTTTACAAATGTTCTAAAATATGCAGAAGATGATGCTGAAATTCAATTTAATGTTTTTATGGCAAGAGGAGGAGCAAAATCGTATTCAAAAGATTATAAAGGAGCGATTGCTGATTATAATGAAGCTATTAAAATTAGGCCAAATAGTGCTGGTATTTATATTAATTTAGGTGCAATACATGCAAATCTAAAGGATTATAAAAAAGCAGAAAAAAATTACCAAAAAGCACTTGAAATTGAACCTGAGAACGGTTATGCATTGAATAATTTTGGCATGTTTTATATACGCCAAAAAAATTACAATAAAGCTGTAGAAATACTCCAACAAGCTATTAAAATTACAAGTGACGATCCTCTCTTACATAACAACTTAGGTTTTGCAAAACTGAAATTAGGTGAACCTGATGATGCACTTATTCTAATAAATAAGTCTATATCGATATATCCTCAAAATTCCTATGCATTTAAAAACAGAGCATTGGTATATATCGCAAAAAATGAAATTGAAAAGGCTTGTGCTGACTTAACTAAAGCAAATGAACTAGGATACAGTATTACTTACAACAATGAAGTAAACGAATTATTAGATAAAAACAACTGTAAAGATTAG
- a CDS encoding Crp/Fnr family transcriptional regulator: MNFSKIPNIIKGIRKYYQVSDESLKEVTGYFVENSFAKNHLLTRAGVKDNFVYFIEKGCLRTYLLIDGKEVTNWFSQEGEITFSSNALYHQTPGFDYVEVLEDAQIFTIPIKKLNELYETNIEITNWARVIHQEVLLKMQTLRIDRLSLSAKERYDKFLLENPGLINRVNLGYVASYLGVTQQYLSNLRANQRF, encoded by the coding sequence ATGAACTTCAGCAAAATACCAAATATCATTAAAGGCATACGGAAGTATTATCAGGTGTCAGATGAGTCTTTAAAAGAAGTCACTGGGTATTTTGTTGAAAATAGTTTTGCTAAAAATCATTTATTAACTCGCGCTGGAGTAAAAGATAATTTTGTTTACTTTATTGAAAAAGGTTGCTTGAGAACTTATTTGCTTATAGATGGAAAAGAAGTAACCAATTGGTTTAGTCAAGAAGGTGAGATCACCTTTTCTTCTAATGCTCTCTACCACCAAACTCCCGGCTTCGATTATGTAGAAGTGTTGGAAGATGCTCAGATTTTTACAATTCCCATCAAAAAGCTCAATGAACTATACGAAACAAATATTGAGATTACTAACTGGGCGAGGGTAATCCATCAAGAAGTACTTTTAAAAATGCAGACTTTACGCATCGATCGCTTATCGCTTTCTGCCAAAGAAAGGTACGATAAGTTTCTACTAGAAAATCCCGGATTAATCAATAGAGTAAATTTGGGTTATGTGGCTTCTTATTTAGGCGTTACGCAACAATACCTTAGTAATTTGCGAGCCAATCAACGATTTTAA